TGGAGGGGGACTGGGCCACCTTCTTCGTCATCACCACGCTGATGGTGATCCCGTCGCTGGTCTGCCTGTGGGCGATACGGGGGAAGCTGCGGGAGATGCTGGCTGGGGCGCAGGTGAGGCTCTTGGGGCGGCACGTGGAGGACGCCCAAGGGACGAACTGAAGCGAGCCACGCGTGTACTGGCTCGGAGCAGCGGGTACCCCGAACAGGTCAATCTGTCGTGTGGCGCCGTCGGGATGACCGGATCGTAGAGGTGGCGGGGTTATCGGCCGGTGCGTTCGATCAGGGCTTCAAGTGCGCGCATGGCTTGGGTGTGCGAGGCGGCGTGCGAAGTCATGACCTCCTTGTGCGAAGCCATGACTTCCCTGTGTGCGGCCATGGCTTCGACGTGGTGTTGGTCTTCGCGCTTGGAGCGCTGATCCCCGGCCCGGCGCATCACCATGATGCCCGCCCACACAACCCCGACCATTAGCAGGCTGATGGCGGCTTGCGTAATTCCTGTCCATTCCGATACAGACATGGCGCGTCTCCCCTCGGTCCGCCAACCCCCGGCGTCCATAATAGGTCTTTCCGCTACTGGAGTTCAAACCCCGCCGCTACATCCAAGGCAAACACTCGTCCCTACAACTATCTATTCGGCGCCGCCGCACGGAACTTTAACTTCAGGTTCACGTTATTGATGACGGCTGATTGAAAGTCTTGCGATCGGCCGTTTGGAAGGTCCGCCTCGGCTCGCCATCATCAGGCGGCAAGTATTCCAAGGTCGCGCAGCGACCGGATGGCCCGTGCCGCCTCCGCGGCGGCGTCGATGATCTCCCGTGTCGGCACCTCGGACCACTCTTCCGGAGGCAGGCCGCGCTTCTCCCTCACCGCCGCGATGGCGCCTTCAAGCTCGGGGAACCGGGCCGGGTCCCGCAGGTGGAGATAGAGCGCCGCCAGGGCAACGGAGCGGCTGCGTCCCTCGCGGCAGTGGACCAGGACGTTGCCGTTGACCTGTCGCGGGTAGCTCTCCTTGTCCGGCATCGTCTGGTGGAGAGCGCCATGGAGAATGCAGTACCCGCCGAGCATCATGCCGGCGGGATTGTCGCCGTCCACGAGCCCCAGCTTGTAGACCCGGAACGGAGCGTGTCCGGCACGGCACATAGCGCCCGATTCCCCCTCCCCGCCGTCCTCCACCGGCGCGGGGACGTAATTCACATCCACGTTGACCGCGCAGTTGACCACCGTCGATATGCCATGCTCCCGCAACAGGTGGACGTCACGCGCCGCCGCGGTCCCGCCCACGAAAAGGTCCGCGCCGTGGGGTTCGAGACCCCGGGCAATCAAGCTGAGGGTAGGAAGGGGAGCAGCCATGTGTTGTTCTTCCCACGATCCCGTCCGGCGCCCGAGGACACGCGGCGGGGGCCGGCGGAGTGCCTTGCGCGGTGACATCAACCGGCGTAATGTAGTGTCCCCATACAGCGAACGACGATCCCACAAACCACAACCGGGTGATGTCACCCCGCAGGGAGGATACCATGAAACACGTCATAACGCGTTTGTCCGCGGTCCTCATGGCCGGCCTGTTCGCCTTGTCCTTCGTCACGGCCGCCAACGCCGCCTCCAACCCGCCGCCGGAGATGGAGGCATGGCTCAAGGCGGCCAAGCTCGGCCCCTACGACAAGGACGAAAACTGGAAGGAGGTCGTCGCCAAGGCGAAGGCCGAAGGCGAGGTCGTGGTCTACACGTCCTCAGGCCGCATCTCCAAGCTGGTGAAGCCGTTCGCCAAGCTTCATCCGGAGATCAAGGTGACGGTGCACGACCTCGGGTCCGTCAAGTCGGTCGAGAAAACCATTCGCGAGCAGAACGCGAATATCTTCAACGCCGATATCGTCACCACCGGCAACTCGGGCCAGGTGATCTACGAGATGCTCAACAAGAACCGTCTCGTCAACTACGTGCCGCACCACTACGTCGACCGGATTCCCAAGGAGAACCGGGACCCGCTGCTGATCCGCGTCAACGAGGCCATGGTGTTTCTCTACAACGCGGAAGCCTACCCGGACGCGCCCCCCGTCAAGAACGTGTGGGAGCTGACCGAGCCCAAGTTCAAGGGCCGGGTGGGCATGAAGAACCCGCTGTCGTCGGGCTCCACGCTGATGGGCGTGATGACCCTGATGCAGCGTCCCGACGTCATGGCGGCGGCCTACGAGCGCTACGCCGGCAAGCCCATCAAGCTGAGCAAGGGGGTTCCGGACGCCGGCCACGAGTTCT
This portion of the Deltaproteobacteria bacterium genome encodes:
- a CDS encoding substrate-binding domain-containing protein, whose product is MKHVITRLSAVLMAGLFALSFVTAANAASNPPPEMEAWLKAAKLGPYDKDENWKEVVAKAKAEGEVVVYTSSGRISKLVKPFAKLHPEIKVTVHDLGSVKSVEKTIREQNANIFNADIVTTGNSGQVIYEMLNKNRLVNYVPHHYVDRIPKENRDPLLIRVNEAMVFLYNAEAYPDAPPVKNVWELTEPKFKGRVGMKNPLSSGSTLMGVMTLMQRPDVMAAAYERYAGKPIKLSKGVPDAGHEFWARMLANDLVIFKSGSKLARASGKKGQKNPLIAFANMTYIARNDSKGFVNRILAKVDPVGKLVYPTFTAIARQAPHPNAAKLFTAYLLGSLELSKSSKLAKPYDKGASMDLLQGLAPYFDPGTVSPRSDVPLPAGGEIWDDMPGWNVDATYMWKQGPKVRDFWTLHSSR
- a CDS encoding dual specificity protein phosphatase, with protein sequence MAAPLPTLSLIARGLEPHGADLFVGGTAAARDVHLLREHGISTVVNCAVNVDVNYVPAPVEDGGEGESGAMCRAGHAPFRVYKLGLVDGDNPAGMMLGGYCILHGALHQTMPDKESYPRQVNGNVLVHCREGRSRSVALAALYLHLRDPARFPELEGAIAAVREKRGLPPEEWSEVPTREIIDAAAEAARAIRSLRDLGILAA